Proteins from a genomic interval of Musa acuminata AAA Group cultivar baxijiao chromosome BXJ1-9, Cavendish_Baxijiao_AAA, whole genome shotgun sequence:
- the LOC135594299 gene encoding arabinogalactan protein 23-like, giving the protein MEMRKIACAVLIAAASATTTLAAEAPAPGPASASFAINPAMGAAIGASLLSFFALYLQ; this is encoded by the coding sequence ATGGAGATGAGAAAGATCGCCTGTGCCGTCCTCATCGCTGCCGCCTCGGCCACCACCACTCTGGCAGCTGAGGCCCCTGCCCCTGGCCCCGCCAGTGCTTCCTTCGCCATCAACCCCGCGATGGGGGCCGCGATCGGGGCCTCCCTCCTCTCCTTCTTTGCCTTGTACCTGCAGTAA